In Planctomonas sp. JC2975, the genomic stretch ACGAGATGGGCGCGCAACGCGATGATGTGGCGCGCGTCCGTGCTCTCGTAGAACGTCCTGGCGAGTTCCGGGAACCGAGGGGCCTCGGCGATCACCAGGCGGTGCAGTCCGACCAGATCTGCCGAGTGGATGCGCACGACGATGCGCGTCGCAAGCGACTCGAGCGTGTCGCCCGAGGTGTCGGATCCGCGGCTGATCCCGCCGGCGAGGGCCTCCACCATGGCGGCGAAGAGTCCTTCCTTGTCGCCGTAGTCGGTGTAGATGGTGCGCTTGGTGACCCCGGATGCCCGCGCCAGCTCATCGAGGCTGGACCCCTGGTATCCGCGTTCCAGAAACACGGCGAGAGAGCGTTCCAGCATGCGCTCGCGTCGCACCTCGCGCTGCTCGGCCGTCGGACGGCCACGACGGGGCTCCTCGACTGCCACCTTCATGACGGCCTCCCGATCCCGCTCCGCACGGCGTATGATTTCCCTCGTAATGATACTCACCGGTGTCATTTACAACAGGCGCCCACGAGACGCCGGGAGGAGAACCGTTCCATGGCCGATCCGGCGCGGACGACGCGAACCACGTCCGCACGCACGACCCGTCCTGCTCCGTCCCGCTCTGCACGCCGCCCGAAGCTGGGCGACGCCGAGCGGCAGCGGCTGACGGAGTACTACACGCACATGATGCTCATCCGCCGCTTCGAGGAGCGCGCCCAGCGCGCATACACCGAAGCCCTGATCGGCGGATACTGCCACCTCAACCTCGGCGAGGAGGCCGCGATCGTCGGGCTGCTCGGCGAGCTGAACCCCGACGACTACCTGTTCACGAACTATCGCGAGCACGGCTACGCCCTGAACCGCGGCATCGAGCCGCGGCGCGTGATGGCAGAGCTGTACGGCCGCGTCGACGGGGTGTCGAAGGGGTGGGGCGGCTCGATGCACATGTTCGACGTGACCCACCGCCTTCTCGGCGGCTACGGGATCGTCGGCGGCCAGCTTCCGATCGCCACCGGCGCAGCGCTCGCGCTGCAGTACCAGGGCCGGTCGGAGATCGTGATGGTCACGATGGGCGACGGCACCACCGCCACCGGCGCGTTCCACGAGTCGCTGAACCTGGCCGGCCTCTGGGACCTGCCCATCGTCTACGTCATCATCAACAACGGTCTCGGCATGGGAACGGACGTCGCGCACTCCTCCGCGGAACCCGAGCTGTACAGGCGTGGCGCCGCGTACCGCATCGAGTCCGCTCGAGTGAACGGGCTCGACCCCGAGGAGACCGCTGCCGCGGCGAAGAAGGCCGTCGAGGTCGCACGATCCGGACGTCCGTACCTGCTCGAGGTGATGACCGAGCGCCTCCGCGGTCACTCCGTCGTCGACCCGGCGAAGTACCGCAGCGCGGAGACCGTCGAGTTGCTCAAGGAGAACGATCCCGTGCACACATTCGCGGCCAAGCTCAAGAAGGCCGGCGTGCTCGACGACACGGAGCTGGCCGAGATCGACCGCCAGGCTGTGGCCATCGTCGATGATGCGGCGTCGTTCGCGGCATCCAGCCCGAATCCGGATGTCTCCACGCTCTTCGACTACACGTACGCCACCCCCGTCGCGAACGATTCGCGACGGTACCCGGGCGATCCGCTGTTCCCGGCGCTTCCCTCCCCGGCTCTGGCCACCACCGCGCAGGCTTCCGGGAGGATCGCATGACCGAGATGACCTACCGGCAGGCGCTGCACGACACGCTGCGCGAAGAACTGCTGCGCGATGAGAACGTGATGCTGATCGGCGAGGAGATCGGCATCTTCGACGGCTCGTACAAGATCACGGCCGGTCTTCTGAAGGAGTTCGGCGCACGTCGCGTTCGCGACGCGCCCATCTCCGAGGAGGGCTTCACCGGTGCGGCGATGCTCGGCCTTCGGCCGGTCGTGGAGATCATGACCATCAACTTCTCGCTGCTCGCGCTCGACCAGATCGTGAACCACGCCGCGAAGATCCACGGCATGTTCGGCGGACAGCTGGGCGTTCCCATGGTGATCCGCACGCCGGGCGGCGGCGGACAGCAGCTGGGCGCATCGCACTCGCAGAACATCGAGCTGTACTACGCGTTCGTGCCGGGCATGAAAGTGGTCGCTCCGTCGACGCCGGCCGACGCGAAGGCGCTGCTGATGGCATCCATCCGCGACGACGACCCTGTGCTGTTCCTCGAGAACCTCGCGCTGTACAACACGAAGGGCGACGTGCCCGACCACGTGGAGCCCGCTGAGATCGGCAAGGCGAAGGTCACCCGCACGGGCAAGGACCTCACCCTCATCGGCTACTCGCGGATGGCCCTGGTCGCCCAGCAGGTGGCCGATCGTCTGGCCGAGTCCGAGGGCCTCGACATCGAGGTGGTCGACCTGCGCAGCCTGCGTCCGCTCGACCGCGATACCGTGATCGAATCCGTCAAGAAGACGAACGCGGCCGTCGTGCTCGAGGACGACTGGCTCACGTACGGCATCGGCGCGGAGGTCGCAGCCTCGATCTCCGACGGAGCGTTCGACTACCTGGATGCGCCCGTTCGTCGCGTGGCGATGGCGGAGGTTCCGCTGCCCTACGCGAAGCCGCTCGAGACAGCGGCGCTGCCGTCGATCGACGACGTCGTGAACGCGGTGCACGAGACGCTCGACGCCGTCGGACGCCGGCGCTGAGCCGCCAGAAAACCTGAGACCTTCGGCGAACAACAAGGAATCGTCATGAAACAGATCACCATGCCCCGCCTCTCCGACACCATGGAGGAGGGCGCGATCTCCACCTGGTACAAGAAGATCGGGGATCACGTGGAGGCGGGCGAGACGCTCGCCGAGATCGAGACCGACAAGGCCACGATGGACTTCGAGGCCTATGAGGCCGGGACGCTGACCGCGATCCTCGTTCCGGAGGGCAAGACCGTGGCGATCGGGACCCCGATCGCGGAACTCGACGGCGCACCTGGCGGGTCGGGTGGAGGCGAGGCTGCGCCGAGCGCGGCCGCCGAGGCCGGTCCGGCCGGCACTGCGACGACTCCTGAAGAGGCCACCGCCGAGGCCGTCAAGCCGGTGAACGCCGAGACCCCTACGCAGTCCGTCGCCGCTGTCGATTCGGCCACCGGGTCGACCGCCGGGGCGAACTCGCGCGAGCGTCTGCTGGCCTCGCCTGTTGTGCGCACGATCGCTCGGGAGAACGGCATCGACCTGCGTTCGGTGACGGGCACCGGTCCCGGTGGACGCATCATCCGTGCCGATGTCGAGCACCTCGTCGGCGCAGCGGATGCCTCGGCCGCCGCACCTGCATCCGCCGCGGTACCCGCTGCTCAGGCTCCCGCGGCGAGCGCGCCAGCGGCATCCGCTCCGGCGCCGGCCCAGGCATCCGCTGCTCGTGCAGGATCCAGCTCACTCGACGAGCAGCGCGGCACCGAGCAGGTGCCGATGGACTCGGTGCGTCGCGTGATCGCGCGCCGTCTCGCCGAGAGCGCACGGACCATCCCGCACTTCGCCGTCACGGCGGTCGCGGACGCCGAAGAGTTGATGACCATGCGCGCGACGCTCAACGAGCGCCTCGTGGCGGCCGGACGCCAGAAGATCAGCGTCAACGACCTGCTCGTGCGGGCCGCCGCGCTCGCGCTGCGAGAGCATCCGCTCGTCAACGCCAGCTTCACCGGCGAGGATGCCACCACCATGCAGGTGCATCACCGCATCAACATCGGCATCGCCGTCGCCTCGGACCACGGTCTCGTGGTCCCGGTGATCGACGACGCAGACACCAAGTCGGTCGGACGCCTGGCCGAGGAGGCGAAGCACCTTGTGAAGCTCGCCCAGGACCGCAAGCTCACGCCGGATCAGATGAGCGGCGGAACGTTCACCATCAGCAACCTCGGCATGTATGGGGTCGAGGAGTTCACCGCGATCATCAACCCGCCGGAGGGCGCGATCCTCGCGGTCGGCGGCACGAAGGCGGAGCCGGCCGTCGTGAACGGCGAGATCGTGCCGCGGCAGCGCATGCGCTACACGCTGAACAGCGACCACCGCATCATCGACGGGGCCCTGGCGGCGCAGTGGCTGCAGACGTTCACGCGGCTGATCGAGGATCCCTGGACGATTCTGGCGTAGGGGTGCCGCCACCGGAGGTGGCTGACGGAGGCCCGGGTCGTTCGAGGACGATCCGGGCCTCCGTCGTCCTGCGGCACCCCTCGACGCGTATCGCTCACCAAATTGATTGAAACTGAGCGCAAACTCCCCTTTCCGATCACTAATTCGCGTTCTAGCGTGAGATTCGTCCCCCATCGAGGGGGCCCACCACGAACAAGGAGATCGCATGGGAAAGGGTCGTGCTGCTGCTCTCGCCGTCGCGAGCGCAGCCGTCGTGATCGCCGGATTACTGGCAGCCCCGAGTGCGGTGATGGCCGCCCCGCTGCAGAGTTCCAGCGCCGCAACCGGATCCACGTCGTCGTACAACGGTCAGGCTCTCACGCCACCGATGGGCTGGAACGACTGGTCGTACTACCAGTGCGACATCAACGAGAAACTCATCCTCGATCAGGGGGCCGCTCTCGTCTCGAGCGGTCTCGCCAAGAAGGGCTACAACACCGTCACCATCGACGACTGCTGGATGCAGTCGCGCGACGCCAACGGAGTTCTGGTCGCGAACCCGACGACGTTCCCCGACGGGATGAAGTACGTCGCCGACAAGCTGCACGCCATGGGCCTCAAGTTCGGCATCTACGAGGATGCCGGCACGAACACCTGCGGCGGATATCCCGGCAGCTGGGGGCATTACACGCAGGACGCCGACACGTTCGCATCCTGGGGCGTTGACTACGTGAAGCTCGATGGCTGCAACGTGCCATCGGTCGCCGGACAGTCGGACGCGCAGACGTACATCCAGGCGTACAACCAGTTCAGCCAGGCGCTCGTGGCCACCGGCCGCCCGATCGTGTTCTCCGACTCGGCGCCCGCGTACTTCCAGGGCACCTCCGACTGGCAGACCGTCATCTCCGCGTCGAGCAAGGTCGCGAACCTGTGGCGTGAGGGAGCGGATACCGCGCTCGGGCAGGAGAGCGGCGCGTCGAAGTGGAGCGCCATCGCCTACAACTACTCGTACAACGAGCCGCTCGGACAGTACGCAGGGCCAGGCCACTGGAACGACCCGGACTTCCTGCTCGCCGGCGACTCCGGACTGAGCACGACCGAGATGCAGAGCCAGATGTCGTTGTGGGCCGAGATGGCCGCACCGCTCATCAGCAGCACCGATCTCACGTCACTGTCGCCCGCATCGCTCGCGGTCTTGGGCAACGACCGCATCATCGGCGTCGACCAGGATCCGCTCGGCGTCCAGGGGCACATCGTGCAGCAGGGCACCGGATACGACGTGCTGACCAAGCCGCTCGCGAACGGCGATGTCTCCGTCGTGCTGTTCAACAAGGGCACCTCGTCGCAGACCATCGGCACCACGGCTGCTGCAGCGGGTCTCACCGGATCGGGACCGTTCACGCTCACCGACCTCGTCGGCGGCCAGCAGTCGGTCACCAACGGCGTCGTCTCCGCCGATGTCCCCGCGCACGGCACGGTCATGTACCGCGTGCACCGCGGCGCAGGCAAGGGACTCGCGGCGGCCGTGTCGCTGTCGTTCCAGAACAACACCGTGGGCGGCGGGTCCAGCAACATCGACCTCACACTGACGAACAACGGTCCGACCATGGTGAGCACCGCGGATGTCACCCTCGCCGTTCCGTCCGGCTGGAAGGTCAGCGGGTCGCGACAGACCGTCCACGCGCTGAAGGCGGGCGGCTCGGCAACGGTCTCGTTCAAGGTGACAGGCCCTACGCCTCCGCCAGGGCCGCACACAGATGAGCTGACCGCCACGGTCGGCTACCGCTCGCAGAGCGCGACGGCGACCCTTATCGGCGTCGACGACCTCTACAGCAACGTGCCGTATCCGAACCTGGCCGCCGCGTTCAACAACGTGGGCGTCACGGATCTGTCGAACTACACGGTCGGAAACTTCGACGGGGACGGGAACAGTTTCTCCGCCGAGCAGCTGCAGGCGGCAGGCGTGACACCGGGGAGCACCGTCTCGTTCGGAGGGGCGACGTTCACGTGGCCGTCCGCCGCCGCAGGCACGAACGACAACGTGCAGACCACGGGTCAGGTCGTGGAGGCGAGCGGATCGGGCACCAAGCTCGCCTTCCTCGGATCCGAGGCTGGCGATGTGCAGGGCACCGTCACGGTGACCTACACGGACGGCAGCACGTCGACCGGGCAGCTCGGGTTCCCGAACTGGTCGTTCTCGTCGGCGACCGAGTTCGGGTCTCAGGTGGCCATCTCCACCCAGGGCAGGAACACCCCGAGCGGATACGGCGACTCCGCCTACGCCTACCGGGTCTTCTACAACACGATCCCGTTGGCCTCCGGCAAGACCATCGCGACCGTGACGCTGCCGGACAGCGCGTCGATCCACCTCTTCGCCCTCGCGGCGCAGTAGACGGCGGCGCCCGACGAGTAGCGGGCCCCGCGGCATCCTCGAGGGATGTCGCGGGGCCCGCTTCCGTTGCGGTGCCGTTGCCACCGGCCCGGTCACACCTCCGGCGCCACCCCCGTGTCGAGGAACTCGAGGATCATCGCGGCAGCGGCGGCCGGCTTCTCCCGCAGGAGCAGGTGGGTGGCGCCGCGCACCACGCGCCGTTGGGCGTCGGGGATCGTGCCGGCGATCATCCGGGTGTGGGACTTCAGGACCACGTCTCGCGACCCGGTGAGCACGAGCGTCGGCACAGCAATGCGCGCCAGGTCGCTGCGCGCGATTCCCGGCGGCACGAGCATCAGCTGAAGCTGTTCGTGTTTGCGCCCGAGCGCATGGGAGAGCCTCGAGCGCGGGAGCACGCGGGCGCGCATCCGCAGCACGAAGTCGACGAATCCGACGCTCCACAGGAAGCCCGGTCGCACCCCGCGCACGTCGATGTTCCCCGAGTTGAGCACCAGCGAGCGCACGAGTTCCGGATGTCGCAGTGCCAGCAGCATGGCCACGTTCGCGCCGTCAGAGAACCCGACGATGTCGAACGGGTCGGGTGCGGCATCCGTCCCGTTGCCCAGCGAGCGGATGACGTCTGCCGCGTCGTCCGCCATGCGTGCGATCGTGAGCGGGCCTTCACCCCGTGCCGATAGCCCCTGGCCGCGGCTGTCCATCGCGATGGTGCGTCGCACCTGCGCCAGGATCGGCACGATCCGGTCGAAGTAGTGCAGATCGCCGGAGTTGCCGTGGATGAGCAGCACGGGACGCCCCTGCCCGTGCACCTCCACGTGCAGGTCGCCGACGGTGTACACCACCGCGGCGGACGTCGGGGCACTCATGCACGGAACCGTAGGTGCGGATGCTGTGCGGCGGCCGTGGGACGGCTATCGACGTCGGCACGCTCCCGTGGTCACCGCGGAGCACCCTCGGGAGGAGGAACGGGCACTTTCGAGAGGAGGAACGGGCACCCTCGGGAGGTGAGGGGGAGGGGGTTACTCCTCGGTGTGGCCCAGGGAGAGACCCGCGACGAAGCGGGCGGTGGGAGCCGCGAGGGCGTCGAGCTCGAGCACGACGAGGTCGTTGGATCCGGATCGCGTCGCACCCCTCGGCACGTACAGCGTGTGCTGCGGACCGGCGCTCCAGTATCGGCCGAGCGCGAATCCGTTCACCCAGGCGAGTCCCTTGCCCCAGCCATCCGTGCTGAGGAACAGGTCGGCCGGCTCGGCGAGCTCGAACTCCGCGTGGTGGAACGTCGGGAGCATCCCGGGTGCCAGCGAGGTTGCGGCGGGATCGGTGCCGGCTGCAGTCGTGTCGACGAGGGCGTCGACATCGAGCTCGAGCGTGTCCCAGGCGTCGAGCGCGACTCCGTCGAGCGTCGCCGGGCCGATGAGGCCCTTGCGTTCGCCGATGCGGGATCCGTAGTCGACGCGGCCCTCGTCCTCGACGATCACCACGACTTCACGTCCGGCTGGGATGACGAGCGCGCTCTCGTGCCGCTCCCGGGCGAGCACGCCGACGCGCGCGCCGTCCACGAGCACGATGGCGCGATCGCGCACTTCGGCGAAGGACAGCAGCGCAGGCGCATCGGTGTCGATGCTCGTGCGGTAAGCGAGCAGACCGCGGTAGACGCCGAGATCCTCCATGGTGGGGAGCGCGGTGTGGCTGGTCCATGCGGTGCCCGAGGATGCGGCATCCGCAGATCCGCGCTCGGCCGCCAGGGCGTCGGCCGCCGTCAGCACGTCGGCACCGCCGCGAAGCGGCACCTCGAACACCGGGGCTGCCGCGGCATCCGCCGGCTGCACGTCGGGCACCGGCGCGTACTTCGCGATGACGTCGCGGAACGCCCAGAACTTCTCGGTCGGCCGTCCCGCCTCGTCGATCGGGGCGTCGTAGTCGTAGGAGGTCGTGATCGGCTGATACACGCCCTTGTCGTTGGCGCCGTTCGTGAAGCCGAAGTTCGTGCCGCCGTGCACCATGTAGATGTTCACGGACGCGCCTGCCGCGAGCAGCGCATCCAGCTCGGCAGCGGATGCCTGCGCCGACGTCGTGTGGTGGTGCGCGCCCCAGTGGTCGAACCATCCGCACCAGAACTCGCCGCACATCAGCGGACCGGTCGGCTGCTTCTCGCGCAGATGCGCGAGGCGCTCGGCGGCGTGGGATCCGAAGGATGCCGTCTTGTGCAGCTCCGGCAGGCTGCCGTCCGCGATCATGTCGTCCGCCGGCTGGTCGACCGTGATGAGCGGAACGGTGATGCCGGATTCCCTCGTCACGTCGGTGAGTGCTTTCAGATACTCCTTGTCCCGTCCGTAGGCGCCGTACTCGTTCTCGACCTGCACGAGGATGACGGGTCCGCCGTTGTCGACCTGCAGTGGGGCGACCTGTGCGAGCACGTGCCGAAGGAAGCGGCTCGCCGGCTCGAGGAAGCGCGGATCGGAGGTACGCATCCGCAGATCGGGATCCGCGAGCAGCCACGCGGGGAGGCCGCCGCCGTCCCACTCAGCACAGATGTACGGGCCGGGACGCACGATGGCGTACATGCCCTCCTCGGCGATGAGTTCGAGGAAGCGGCGCAGGCCCAGCCGCGGGTCATCCGTCACGAAGACGCCGGGCTCCGGCTCGTGCGCGTTCCACGGAACGTAGGTCTCGATGGTGTTGAGGCCCATCGTCCTCGCGAGACGGATGCGCTCCCGCCACTGCGCGGGATGCACGCGGAAGTAGTGCATCGCGCCGGAGATGACGCGGAACGGCTGCTCGTCGAGCAGGAAGGCGTCGGATCCGATCTCGAAACGACCCATGGGATGAGCTCCAGGTGGTGCGGGGGCGGGAGTGATGTTCAGCGGGCGTGGGAGCGGGCCGGCTCGAGGAATCCGAGCCGGCCCACTCTCGGGTGCGAGCGAGGTTATCCGGCCTTGACCTTGAAGCCCTGCTCGTTGCCGTACTTCACGAGGGACTGCTGCCACTGCTGCAGTCCGTCGTCGAGCGACTTGGCATCACTGTAGGACTGCCCGACCGAGTCGGAGAAGATGCTGTTCGCGTAGACCTCGTAGGGCAGGTACTGCCATCCGGGGACGACGTTCTTCGCTCCGTCGACCAGCACCTGGTTGATCTTCTGGCCGCCGAAGTACTCGGGAGCCTGGTTCAGGAAGGCGCTCGAGTTCTGGTCGGCAGTGGTCGACGGGAATCCGCCGCCCGAGTTGATGAAGATTTTGACGCTGTCCTTGCTGTCGTTCAGCCACTTCAGGAATCCGGCCGCGAGGGCCTGGTTCTTGCTCTGCTTCATGACGACTTCGGAGCTGCCGCCGTTCTCCGCGTTCACGGCCTTGCCGTCGTACGTGGGGATCGGGGCGACCGCCCAGTCACCGGATGCCTGCGGCACCGACGACTCGAGCACACCGGGCATCCAGGCGCCGGTGATCAGCGTGGCGACGTCACCGTTGCCGAGTGCCTTGTACCAGTCATCCGTCCAGCCGGGAACCTGGGAGAGGAGGTTGTTCTCGACGAGCTCGTTCCAGACGGCCGTGAACTTCTTGGTGCCCTGGTCCTGCAGGTTGATGGTCACGTTCGTGCCGTCGACCTTGAACGGGTGGCCGCCCGCCTGCCACGCCATGCTGGTCATGAAGCCGGGGTCGCCGCTGTCGGCGGTGATGTAGGCGTTCGGGTCGGCAGCGTGCAGCTGCTTCGCCGCTGCGACGTACTCGTCCCACGTCTTCGGCACGGCGATGCCGTACTTGTCGAACACGGTCTTGTTGTAGAACATCGCCATGGGGCCGGAGTCCTGCGGAAGGCCGACGAGCTTGCCCTGCACGTTGACGCTGTTCCACGGGCCGACCGAGTAGTCGCTCTTCAGCTTGTCGAAGCCGAACTGCTTCAGGTCGACGAGCGAGTCGCTGAGGGCGAACTGCGGCAGAGCGTAGTACTCGAGCTGCGCGACATCCGGTGCACCCTTGCCCGCCTTCACTGCGTTCTGCAGCTTGGTGTACTCGGTGGTGTTCGTGCCGGCGTTGACGACGTTCACCTTGACCTTCGGGTAGGCCTTCTCGAACGCCTTGACCTGGGCCTTAGCGGCCGGGGTCCACGTCCAGTAGGTGATCGTCCCGCCCTTCTGCAGGGCGGACGCGACATCGGATGCGTTGCCTCCGTTGCCTGAGCCGGACGAACATCCGACCAGGGCTGCGGCGACGACAGCGCCTGCCGCGGCCACGGATGC encodes the following:
- the pdhA gene encoding pyruvate dehydrogenase (acetyl-transferring) E1 component subunit alpha, producing MADPARTTRTTSARTTRPAPSRSARRPKLGDAERQRLTEYYTHMMLIRRFEERAQRAYTEALIGGYCHLNLGEEAAIVGLLGELNPDDYLFTNYREHGYALNRGIEPRRVMAELYGRVDGVSKGWGGSMHMFDVTHRLLGGYGIVGGQLPIATGAALALQYQGRSEIVMVTMGDGTTATGAFHESLNLAGLWDLPIVYVIINNGLGMGTDVAHSSAEPELYRRGAAYRIESARVNGLDPEETAAAAKKAVEVARSGRPYLLEVMTERLRGHSVVDPAKYRSAETVELLKENDPVHTFAAKLKKAGVLDDTELAEIDRQAVAIVDDAASFAASSPNPDVSTLFDYTYATPVANDSRRYPGDPLFPALPSPALATTAQASGRIA
- a CDS encoding alpha/beta hydrolase; amino-acid sequence: MSAPTSAAVVYTVGDLHVEVHGQGRPVLLIHGNSGDLHYFDRIVPILAQVRRTIAMDSRGQGLSARGEGPLTIARMADDAADVIRSLGNGTDAAPDPFDIVGFSDGANVAMLLALRHPELVRSLVLNSGNIDVRGVRPGFLWSVGFVDFVLRMRARVLPRSRLSHALGRKHEQLQLMLVPPGIARSDLARIAVPTLVLTGSRDVVLKSHTRMIAGTIPDAQRRVVRGATHLLLREKPAAAAAMILEFLDTGVAPEV
- a CDS encoding TetR/AcrR family transcriptional regulator, which gives rise to MKVAVEEPRRGRPTAEQREVRRERMLERSLAVFLERGYQGSSLDELARASGVTKRTIYTDYGDKEGLFAAMVEALAGGISRGSDTSGDTLESLATRIVVRIHSADLVGLHRLVIAEAPRFPELARTFYESTDARHIIALRAHLVHEHGEDAGELAPAMFSLLLGERHRQRLLGVEGPASEVEALRIVREARRLLGLTPRR
- a CDS encoding NEW3 domain-containing protein, encoding MGKGRAAALAVASAAVVIAGLLAAPSAVMAAPLQSSSAATGSTSSYNGQALTPPMGWNDWSYYQCDINEKLILDQGAALVSSGLAKKGYNTVTIDDCWMQSRDANGVLVANPTTFPDGMKYVADKLHAMGLKFGIYEDAGTNTCGGYPGSWGHYTQDADTFASWGVDYVKLDGCNVPSVAGQSDAQTYIQAYNQFSQALVATGRPIVFSDSAPAYFQGTSDWQTVISASSKVANLWREGADTALGQESGASKWSAIAYNYSYNEPLGQYAGPGHWNDPDFLLAGDSGLSTTEMQSQMSLWAEMAAPLISSTDLTSLSPASLAVLGNDRIIGVDQDPLGVQGHIVQQGTGYDVLTKPLANGDVSVVLFNKGTSSQTIGTTAAAAGLTGSGPFTLTDLVGGQQSVTNGVVSADVPAHGTVMYRVHRGAGKGLAAAVSLSFQNNTVGGGSSNIDLTLTNNGPTMVSTADVTLAVPSGWKVSGSRQTVHALKAGGSATVSFKVTGPTPPPGPHTDELTATVGYRSQSATATLIGVDDLYSNVPYPNLAAAFNNVGVTDLSNYTVGNFDGDGNSFSAEQLQAAGVTPGSTVSFGGATFTWPSAAAGTNDNVQTTGQVVEASGSGTKLAFLGSEAGDVQGTVTVTYTDGSTSTGQLGFPNWSFSSATEFGSQVAISTQGRNTPSGYGDSAYAYRVFYNTIPLASGKTIATVTLPDSASIHLFALAAQ
- a CDS encoding dihydrolipoamide acetyltransferase family protein, whose amino-acid sequence is MKQITMPRLSDTMEEGAISTWYKKIGDHVEAGETLAEIETDKATMDFEAYEAGTLTAILVPEGKTVAIGTPIAELDGAPGGSGGGEAAPSAAAEAGPAGTATTPEEATAEAVKPVNAETPTQSVAAVDSATGSTAGANSRERLLASPVVRTIARENGIDLRSVTGTGPGGRIIRADVEHLVGAADASAAAPASAAVPAAQAPAASAPAASAPAPAQASAARAGSSSLDEQRGTEQVPMDSVRRVIARRLAESARTIPHFAVTAVADAEELMTMRATLNERLVAAGRQKISVNDLLVRAAALALREHPLVNASFTGEDATTMQVHHRINIGIAVASDHGLVVPVIDDADTKSVGRLAEEAKHLVKLAQDRKLTPDQMSGGTFTISNLGMYGVEEFTAIINPPEGAILAVGGTKAEPAVVNGEIVPRQRMRYTLNSDHRIIDGALAAQWLQTFTRLIEDPWTILA
- a CDS encoding beta-galactosidase family protein; the encoded protein is MGRFEIGSDAFLLDEQPFRVISGAMHYFRVHPAQWRERIRLARTMGLNTIETYVPWNAHEPEPGVFVTDDPRLGLRRFLELIAEEGMYAIVRPGPYICAEWDGGGLPAWLLADPDLRMRTSDPRFLEPASRFLRHVLAQVAPLQVDNGGPVILVQVENEYGAYGRDKEYLKALTDVTRESGITVPLITVDQPADDMIADGSLPELHKTASFGSHAAERLAHLREKQPTGPLMCGEFWCGWFDHWGAHHHTTSAQASAAELDALLAAGASVNIYMVHGGTNFGFTNGANDKGVYQPITTSYDYDAPIDEAGRPTEKFWAFRDVIAKYAPVPDVQPADAAAAPVFEVPLRGGADVLTAADALAAERGSADAASSGTAWTSHTALPTMEDLGVYRGLLAYRTSIDTDAPALLSFAEVRDRAIVLVDGARVGVLARERHESALVIPAGREVVVIVEDEGRVDYGSRIGERKGLIGPATLDGVALDAWDTLELDVDALVDTTAAGTDPAATSLAPGMLPTFHHAEFELAEPADLFLSTDGWGKGLAWVNGFALGRYWSAGPQHTLYVPRGATRSGSNDLVVLELDALAAPTARFVAGLSLGHTEE
- a CDS encoding sugar ABC transporter substrate-binding protein; amino-acid sequence: MNHSKRSSALRRIASVAAAGAVVAAALVGCSSGSGNGGNASDVASALQKGGTITYWTWTPAAKAQVKAFEKAYPKVKVNVVNAGTNTTEYTKLQNAVKAGKGAPDVAQLEYYALPQFALSDSLVDLKQFGFDKLKSDYSVGPWNSVNVQGKLVGLPQDSGPMAMFYNKTVFDKYGIAVPKTWDEYVAAAKQLHAADPNAYITADSGDPGFMTSMAWQAGGHPFKVDGTNVTINLQDQGTKKFTAVWNELVENNLLSQVPGWTDDWYKALGNGDVATLITGAWMPGVLESSVPQASGDWAVAPIPTYDGKAVNAENGGSSEVVMKQSKNQALAAGFLKWLNDSKDSVKIFINSGGGFPSTTADQNSSAFLNQAPEYFGGQKINQVLVDGAKNVVPGWQYLPYEVYANSIFSDSVGQSYSDAKSLDDGLQQWQQSLVKYGNEQGFKVKAG
- a CDS encoding alpha-ketoacid dehydrogenase subunit beta codes for the protein MTEMTYRQALHDTLREELLRDENVMLIGEEIGIFDGSYKITAGLLKEFGARRVRDAPISEEGFTGAAMLGLRPVVEIMTINFSLLALDQIVNHAAKIHGMFGGQLGVPMVIRTPGGGGQQLGASHSQNIELYYAFVPGMKVVAPSTPADAKALLMASIRDDDPVLFLENLALYNTKGDVPDHVEPAEIGKAKVTRTGKDLTLIGYSRMALVAQQVADRLAESEGLDIEVVDLRSLRPLDRDTVIESVKKTNAAVVLEDDWLTYGIGAEVAASISDGAFDYLDAPVRRVAMAEVPLPYAKPLETAALPSIDDVVNAVHETLDAVGRRR